ACCGCCGGCGGATCTCCCGCATCAATCCGAGCCCGTCCCGCGTTCTCGCTCCGTGCCAGCAGCAGTCGTCCCCGTCGACGAACTCGATCGGGGTCGACCGGCCGAAGACGGCCTCGATCGCCGGCCGGTGTCCCTCGGAAAAAGGAAACGGCTCGGAGGGAAAGAAGAGGACGTCCGGCGCGGCGGCGCGGACCCGCGCGGGCGTGATTTCCGGATACCGCGCGGGCTCTTCCCCGAAAACGTTCGCTCCCCCGGCGTACCGGAGCAGGTCGGAGACGTACGTGTCGCCGGAGACCGACATCCAGGGGTCCTTCCAGATGAAGTACGCGTAGCGGAAGGTCGCGGGACCGGGGACGGCGGTCGCCCGTTCGATCTCGGCGGCGAGCCGCTTCCCCTCCTCCGGCCGGCCGACGGCCACTCCGAGCTCCCGGACCAC
This genomic interval from Thermoanaerobaculia bacterium contains the following:
- a CDS encoding helical backbone metal receptor, yielding MTDLRIVSLCPSLTETLVEIGVMPVGVTRYCIRPREALRKVSKVGGTKNPDLDRIRILAPDLVVANAEENRPEDLAALGKEFAVHVSLPRTVAEVPGVVRELGVAVGRPEEGKRLAAEIERATAVPGPATFRYAYFIWKDPWMSVSGDTYVSDLLRYAGGANVFGEEPARYPEITPARVRAAAPDVLFFPSEPFPFSEGHRPAIEAVFGRSTPIEFVDGDDCCWHGARTRDGLGLMREIRRRFAGDETAPGV